The window CTTGTCGTGCATCATGTTCGTGGTGGGTGCGCCCACGCGGCTCTTCTCGTCCTTCTCCGCGGAGTCAAAGGCGCGCCACTCGGGGCCACGGTCGATGCCGTCCTCCTCGATGACGAGACCACATTCGGCGCAGACGGTCTCGCCGTGTTCCTCGTCGTTGACGAGTTTTCCACCGCACTCGGGGCACGTGGTGGTGTTCGCTCGCTCGTCGCTGGTCTCTTCTTCGGTGCGCTGGCGGTCGCTGGAGTACGTTCGTATCGTAGTCTCGCTCATGGTGAATCTCCGAAAGCGAGGGAAAGCTTCAAACGCCTTTCCCTCACGCTTCCTAACCATCGATAGGTTCGAAACAAACTTAAACCTTTCGCAAACCTTGTGTAACTCTAGCATGCAGATATCACCGGTAGACGTTTCCTACCCCACACAACCTCTGCTTTTAGTCCAGCCGAAAAACCGGTAGCTGGAGCGTAAGGTTTAGAACTCCCCCGCGGCAGCCATCCATCACTCCCCCAACCAATAATTTTATCCCCGAACGAGGGAAACATTAATCCCGTATGGTGGGGCAGACGCCGTGTCCGACAGTTCTCGTCGTCGACGAGGCCGACCGACACGACCGCTATCGGTCGTGGCTACCGGGATACGACGTCCGTACCGTCGAAACCGAGCGAGCGGCCGCTGACGCTCTTTCCGAGGGCGTGAACGTCCTCCTCCTCAACGCGTGCAGGCACCGCGACAGCGCGCTCGTGGAGCGAAGCCACCGACACGGCGCTCGCGTCGCCCTGCTCGCCGCCGACAACGGCGGCAGCGTCCACGGGCTCAACGCCAGCGTCCCCAGGCCAGTCGACCGCGAGAGCGTCGTGGCCACCGTCGAAACCCTGCTCGCGCACACCACGTACGACGCCGCCCTCGACGAACTCTTCGTGCTGTGCAAGCGCCGCGCCGCCCTCCTCGACGGGAACGCAGACCGCTCGGAAACGGTCGCCGCGCTCTCCCGGCGCATCGACGCCCTCATTACCGAACTCGACACCACCATTGCGGAGTTCGCGACCGACGACTTCCGCACTGCCTTCCGCGACGTCGACACCCCGCAGTCAGACGGCGAAACCGGAAGATGGCGTCGACGGAAGACTTATTCAGACAGAACGCAGT is drawn from Salarchaeum sp. JOR-1 and contains these coding sequences:
- a CDS encoding HalX domain-containing protein, with translation MVGQTPCPTVLVVDEADRHDRYRSWLPGYDVRTVETERAAADALSEGVNVLLLNACRHRDSALVERSHRHGARVALLAADNGGSVHGLNASVPRPVDRESVVATVETLLAHTTYDAALDELFVLCKRRAALLDGNADRSETVAALSRRIDALITELDTTIAEFATDDFRTAFRDVDTPQSDGETGRWRRRKTYSDRTQ